Proteins from a genomic interval of Phlebotomus papatasi isolate M1 chromosome 3, Ppap_2.1, whole genome shotgun sequence:
- the LOC129805799 gene encoding uncharacterized protein LOC129805799 → MTTLIQERDFLFSTIQDIEKYATRIDFSEIPASRAIPELKAKFAFTNTTRQRFLVLHHDISKKKLDDDQRQAEEILLQNFLRMCNVIDMKINEVMYQYQYQEAAEQKQKPELSAAEGNSTLAQILETVLEKQTKNIQDIVGAHKLEIETMSNVLEKQTAIKHKRYKLPPLEIPKFSGKLTEWTKFRDLYMSNIHNRDDLEPVEKFQYLASYLTGEAASYIKNIPATDANYHDAWERLVRSYNKPKNIAFDHIRAYIEQSKKAVSNPEELKTLFVTIEETVRALDALNATGRDPWLIYLAMEAFDSETRNQWSREPISGVIPTFDEFTEFIEKRYDSWISCWEKKQESKSAKPIPGKQSKPPGFKGFGSQQNQKTIPGSSSLVSTTGQGTMQCFICSGNDHHVAKCQKFLTSEPSRRVELIRTAALCFNCLRPGHRLSECRGGTCRQCQMKHNTLIHEAFAQKPRDHVTQKQSETDKQPEETQQSATQRNLPTGTSSTGLVNHTVMASQSSTLSLLPSIQILVKDREGKQHQCRALLDSCSQSNMITRSMAVLLNLPVRVSTIGAVKGIGAMSAGTPQELTADISSRDNAVSMKLDFLVLDHITDDQPVSTANVTHQIPTNVFLADPEFYKPRRIDMLLGADVFMKILRSRQIPGSPTFQETAFGYVAAGVYGTKGPLEIANSFISTCSCSGDQLKSLNEQFEKFVKAEELQKSQGVLTAEENRCEEHFVLNTTRTETGRFVCGIPTTDDLHTLGESKEQAMKQFLCGERQRLRKPELNKQYVEFMQNYRESNHMRLQPPGYQSSKPEVFLPHHPVFKESSTTPVRVVFNASKKTSSGKSLNDVLMVGPKVQDDIFDIMIRSREDRILVKADLKQMFRHIDIRDEDQSLQKIFWRDTPSEPVQIYLLRTVTYGTACAPFLAARCIKQLSIDGKQQFPLAASVVEKDTYMDDVITSIGSIQEAIELQKQLDGLFKSGGFFLRKWCSNAPEVLEGIPEEDREIKGSLDMDFEGSVKTLGIAWNPATDLYSYEATEFNSLVTKRNILSDTARIYDPLGLLAPLTVTAKILFQSLWKLKADWDTELNENIQAQWKQYQENVVNVTTQMTIPRQISDSLFVMTQVQLIGFSDASEKAIAACVYARTIDSDGRVSSRLYAAKTKVSPVSKITIARLELCAAALLAKLIRRVKDAMKREVTEIHAFSDSTIVLCWIAKDPSHWKTFVSNRVSYIQNNIPTAKWHHVISQENPADLASRGVSADELVHSSLWWTGPPWMTEDEMTLRSANEDVAGAEAEIRKSITLVSTADFWEFIYRYSSYTKIIRYVALWKRYMHNLQAKKKKTDPITGCLTPVELETAACSVLRHVQQQMFTEDYDTLERKVETSEKSRFFRLNPFLDNNGLIRVGGRIRRAHIQYDQKHPILLPQNHHITRLIAEEAHQETLHGGTQLMLTHIRQKFWPIRGIDLCKRTVKKCVTCFRVKPKATEHYMSDCHSARVNAVHPFYQTGIDYCGPVYIKTPVRSRVVLKMYIALFTCLATRAIHLELVTDLTTQAFIAALKRFMSRRGKPNEILCDNAMTFVGADREIRQMSELMSSEEHQTRVIDSAAREGITFKFIPPRSPHFGGAWESLIKRVKFHLYRAAGDSHLTQEEMLTLLAQIEACVNSRPLTTISSDPADLEPLTPAHFLIGRAFTSLPEPNLTNVSEGRLKHWKSVQQRVQFFWHRWSTEYLHTLQQRHKWTSHYPAVKIGDIVIIMEDNLPPLKWKMGRVILTHPGADGTVRVVTVQTRTGTYRRAVAKLCVLPIESPETPSGVSARPGNGTT, encoded by the coding sequence ATGACGACGCTAATTCAAGAAAGAGATTTTCTATTCAGCACAATCCAGGACATTGAGAAGTATGCAACACGAATAGATTTCTCGGAAATACCGGCCAGCAGGGCCATTCCAGAGCTCAAAGCAAAGTTTGCTTTCACCAACACTACACGTCAAAGATTTCTTGTGCTGCATCACGACATCAGTAAGAAGAAATTAGACGATGATCAGAGACAGGCAGAAGAGATtcttctgcagaatttcttgaGAATGTGCAATGTAATTGACATGAAAATCAATGAGGTTATGTATCAGTATCAGTACCAAGAAGCAGCAGAACAGAAGCAAAAGCCAGAATTATCAGCAGCTGAAGGCAATTCTACACTTGCACAGATTCTCGAGACAGTGTTGGAGAAACAGACAAAGAACATTCAGGATATTGTTGGCGCACACAAACTGGAGATCGAGACCATGAGCAATGTTCTCGAAAAGCAGACAGCAATCAAACACAAGAGGTACAAATTGCCACCACTGGAGATTCCAAAGTTCTCAGGGAAACTTACCGAGTGGACAAAATTCCGTGATTTGTACATGAGCAACATTCACAACAGGGATGATCTCGAACCAGTCGAGAAATTCCAGTATCTGGCGTCCTATTTGACAGGGGAAGCAGCTTCATACATTAAGAATATTCCAGCGACAGATGCAAACTACCATGATGCATGGGAGAGGCTGGTCAGATCGTACAACAAGCCGAAAAATATTGCATTCGATCACATTAGAGCATACATTGAACAGTCTAAGAAGGCCGTCAGCAATCCTGAAGAATTGAAGACATTATTTGTCACCATTGAAGAGACGGTGCGTGCACTAGATGCTCTCAACGCTACAGGCAGGGATCCATGGTTAATTTATTTGGCCATGGAAGCATTTGACAGTGAAACCAGAAATCAGTGGTCTCGTGAACCAATCTCAGGAGTCATTCCTACTTTCGATGAATTCACGGAGTTCATCGAGAAACGATACGATTCATGGATATCTTGCTGGGAGAAAAAGCAAGAAAGCAAGTCAGCAAAACCAATTCCCGGAAAACAGTCAAAACCACCAGGGTTTAAGGGATTTGGATCTCAACAGAATCAGAAGACAATACCAGGTTCTTCATCTCTTGTTTCCACTACGGGACAGGGAACAATGCAATGTTTTATCTGCTCGGGCAATGATCATCATGTCGCGAAATGCCAGAAATTCCTGACATCAGAGCCATCCCGCAGAGTTGAACTAATCAGGACAGCAGCATTGTGTTTCAATTGTCTACGTCCAGGTCACCGATTGTCAGAATGTCGTGGAGGAACCTGTAGGCAATGCCAGATGAAGCACAACACACTCATCCATGAGGCCTTTGCACAGAAGCCAAGGGATCATGTTACACAGAAGCAATCAGAAACAGATAAGCAGCCAGAAGAGACGCAACAATCAGCAACACAAAGGAATTTACCAACAGGAACATCATCCACTGGACTGGTGAATCACACAGTGATGGCTTCGCAGAGCTCAACACTTAGTCTATTGCCATCTATTCAGATCTTGGTCAAGGATCGTGAAGGAAAGCAGCACCAGTGTCGAGCATTACTGGACTCATGTTCACAGTCAAACATGATCACGCGCAGCATGGCAGTACTTCTCAATTTGCCCGTCAGAGTGTCTACAATCGGAGCAGTCAAGGGTATTGGTGCCATGTCAGCTGGCACACCACAGGAGCTTACAGCAGACATTTCCTCCAGAGATAATGCAGTTTCGATGAAGCTAGATTTTCTAGTGCTTGACCACATTACGGACGATCAGCCAGTTTCAACAGCCAATGTGACTCATCAGATTCCAACGAATGTATTTTTGGCCGACCCAGAATTCTACAAACCAAGGAGAATTGACATGCTGTTAGGTGCAGATGTGTTTATGAAGATTTTGCGCAGTCGTCAGATTCCGGGATCTCCTACATTCCAAGAGACAGCATTTGGATACGTTGCAGCGGGAGTTTACGGAACAAAAGGTCCATTGGAAATTGCAAACAGTTTCATTTCAACATGTTCCTGTTCTGGAGATCAACTGAAGTCACTCAATGAACAGTTTGAGAAGTTTGTCAAGGCGGAAGAGCTACAGAAATCTCAAGGAGTTCTGACAGCAGAGGAGAATAGGTGCGAGGAGCATTTTGTTCTCAACACCACACGCACTGAGACAGGAAGATTCGTGTGTGGTATTCCCACTACAGATGACTTACACACTTTGGGTGAATCTAAGGAACAGGCCATGAAGCAGTTTCTCTGTGGAGAAAGACAACGATTGAGAAAACCAGAGTTGAATAAGCAGTATGtagaattcatgcaaaattacAGAGAGTCCAATCACATGAGATTGCAGCCACCAGGGTATCAATCATCAAAGCCAGAGGTGTTTTTGCCACACCATCcagtattcaaagaatccagcACCACACCAGTGAGAGTGGTATTTAATGCATCAAAGAAGACAAGTTCAGGAAAGTCTCTCAATGATGTTTTGATGGTCGGACCGAAAGTGCAGGATGACATTTTCGATATCATGATTCGAAGCCGAGAAGACAGAATTCTCGTAAAAGCAGATTTGAAGCAGATGTTCAGACACATCGACATTCGGGATGAAGATCAAAGTCTACAGAAGATCTTCTGGAGAGACACCCCGAGTGAACCAGTTCAGATTTATTTGCTGAGGACGGTAACATATGGTACAGCATGTGCACCATTCTTGGCAGCCAGGTGCATCAAGCAATTGTCCATTGACGGAAAACAGCAGTTTCCTCTAGCAGCATCGGTGGTCGAGAAAGACACCTACATGGATGATGTAATCACCAGCATCGGAAGCATCCAAGAAGCGATTGAGCTCCAGAAACAGTTGGATGGTCTATTCAAAAGTGGAGGGTTCTTTCTCAGGAAGTGGTGTTCAAATGCCCCGGAAGTTCTGGAAGGGATACCGGAAGAAGATAGAGAGATAAAGGGTTCTCTCGACATGGACTTCGAAGGCAGTGTCAAAACCTTGGGCATTGCATGGAATCCTGCCACAGATCTCTACAGTTATGAGGCCACGGAGTTCAATTCATTGGTCACAAAAAGGAACATCTTATCAGATACAGCGAGGATTTATGACCCACTTGGATTGCTTGCACCACTCACAGTGACAGCAAAAATCCTCTTCCAGTCTCTCTGGAAGCTGAAGGCGGATTGGGATACAgaattgaatgaaaatattCAAGCTCAGTGGAAACAGTATCAGGAGAATGTTGTCAATGTCACAACCCAGATGACCATACCAAGACAGATTAGTGACTCATTATTTGTAATGACTCAAGTGCAATTGATAGGTTTCAGTGATGCGTCAGAAAAGGCAATAGCAGCATGTGTGTATGCTCGCACCATTGACAGTGATGGCAGAGTGAGCTCAAGACTATACGCAGCAAAAACAAAGGTTTCACCAGTGAGCAAGATAACAATCGCTCGATTGGAATTGTGTGCAGCAGCATTATTGGCAAAACTCATCAGGAGGGTAAAGGACGCGATGAAGAGAGAAGTCACAGAGATTCATGCCTTCTCAGATTCGACGATTGTCTTGTGTTGGATAGCAAAGGATCCATCGCATTGGAAGACGTTCGTGTCTAATCGTGTCTCATATATTCAGAACAACATTCCAACTGCAAAGTGGCATCATGTTATTTCACAAGAGAATCCAGCGGATTTAGCATCACGAGGAGTTTCAGCAGATGAACTCGTTCACAGCAGCTTGTGGTGGACAGGACCACCATGGATGACAGAGGATGAGATGACACTTAGATCAGCAAATGAAGATGTTGCAGGAGCAGAAGCTGAGATTCGCAAGAGTATTACGCTTGTCAGTACAGCAGACTTTTGGGAGTTTATCTATCGGTATTCGTCCTACACGAAAATCATCAGATATGTCGCTTTATGGAAGCGATATATGCACAATTTGCAGgccaagaagaagaagacagaTCCCATCACAGGATGTTTGACACCAGTTGAGCTAGAGACAGCCGCATGTTCAGTTCTGAGACATGTTCAGCAACAGATGTTCACCGAGGACTATGATACACTCGAGAGGAAGGTGGAGACCTCAGAAAAATCTCGCTTTTTTCGCCTGAACCCATTTCTAGACAACAATGGGCTTATCAGAGTTGGTGGACGAATACGTCGAGCCCACATTCAGTATGATCAGAAGCACCCGATTTTGCTACCACAGAATCATCACATAACAAGACTTATCGCAGAAGAAGCTCACCAGGAAACTCTACATGGGGGAACACAGCTGATGCTGACACATATTCGACAGAAGTTCTGGCCCATAAGAGGAATTGATTTGTGCAAGAGGACCGTTAAGAAGTGTGTCACCTGTTTCCGAGTGAAGCCGAAAGCTACAGAACATTACATGAGTGATTGTCACTCAGCCAGGGTTAACGCAGTTCATCCATTCTACCAGACAGGGATAGACTACTGTGGTCCAGTATACATCAAAACACCAGTGCGCTCCAGAGTAGTGCTCAAGATGTACATAGCACTATTCACATGTCTCGCGACACGTGCAATTCATCTAGAATTAGTCACGGACCTCACTACCCAGGCTTTTATCGCAGCTCTAAAACGATTCATGTCTCGTCGCGGGAAACCCAACGAAATTCTTTGTGATAATGCCATGACGTTCGTTGGGGCTGACAGAGAGATCCGCCAAATGTCCGAACTGATGTCTTCAGAGGAACATCAGACCAGAGTGATTGATTCCGCTGCCAGAGAGGGAATCACCTTCAAGTTCATACCACCGCGCAGCCCACATTTTGGAGGAGCGTGGGAATCTTTGATTAAAAGAGTGAAGTTTCATCTTTACAGAGCAGCAGGAGATTCTCATCTCACCCAGGAAGAGATGTTAACACTTTTAGCCCAGATTGAAGCGTGTGTTAACTCGCGCCCATTGACTACAATTTCATCAGATCCTGCTGACCTTGAACCGTTGACACCAGCACATTTTCTGATCGGACGAGCTTTTACTTCGCTACCAGAACCAAACCTCACTAATGTGTCCGAGGGAAGATTGAAGCATTGGAAGTCAGTGCAACAGCGTGTGCAGTTTTTCTGGCACAGATGGTCAACAGAGTACTTACACACACTACAGCAAAGACACAAGTGGACAAGTCATTACCCAGCAGTCAAAATTGGAGACATCGTGATCATCATGGAGGACAATCTGCCACCGTTGAAATGGAAGATGGGCAGAGTCATCCTCACTCATCCAGGCGCAGACGGAACTGTGAGAGTGGTCACAGTTCAGACCAGAACTGGCACCTATCGACGAGCCGTCGCCAAGTTGTGTGTGCTACCCATTGAATCTCCAGAAACCCCATCCGGTGTTTCTGCCCGGCCAGGAAATGGTACGACATAA